The following are encoded in a window of Bacteroidales bacterium genomic DNA:
- a CDS encoding asparagine synthetase B, whose amino-acid sequence MKKLIFTLIFSFFILFSHAAYLLIPMDATQKNHLKAYGIAFWTLEREVELSWLLNYRGGSFMCRFYEQVENEMKIRGVSFEIIADVQAAQIIREISDPEVNMDEIKLHKAPKVAVYSPKNKLPWDDAVTLALTYAEIPYDVIYDIEVMEGVLPLYDWLHLHHEDFTGQYGKFWRSFRNAAWYQEEVRINEETARMLGFDKVSDMKLAVAKKIRDFVAGGGYMFSMCSAPDSFDVALAADGVDIVDVMFDGDPIDPGAQKKLNYDNTLAFTNFSLITNPNIYEISDLDVTESRPRTINEKNDFFTLFDFSAKWDPVPTMLCQNHMQVIKGFMGQTTAFNKDFIKPQVLIMGEYKAANEARYIHGEYGNGTFTFFGGHDPEDYRHLVGDPATDLNLFPNSPGYRLILNNVLFPAAKQKKRKT is encoded by the coding sequence ATGAAGAAATTAATTTTCACGCTAATATTTTCGTTTTTCATTTTATTCAGCCATGCAGCCTACCTGCTCATTCCGATGGACGCTACACAAAAGAACCATCTTAAAGCTTACGGAATTGCATTTTGGACGCTGGAGCGTGAAGTTGAACTAAGCTGGCTGCTCAATTATCGCGGGGGTAGTTTTATGTGCAGGTTTTATGAGCAAGTGGAAAATGAAATGAAAATTCGTGGCGTAAGTTTCGAGATTATTGCTGATGTTCAGGCAGCTCAGATTATTCGTGAAATCTCTGACCCCGAGGTTAACATGGATGAGATCAAATTGCACAAGGCCCCCAAAGTTGCCGTCTACAGTCCGAAAAATAAACTCCCCTGGGATGATGCCGTTACTTTGGCACTCACCTATGCTGAGATTCCTTACGATGTGATTTATGATATAGAGGTAATGGAAGGTGTTTTGCCCCTGTACGACTGGCTGCACCTGCATCATGAGGATTTCACGGGGCAGTATGGAAAATTCTGGAGGTCATTTCGCAATGCAGCCTGGTACCAGGAAGAAGTGCGTATTAACGAAGAAACAGCCCGAATGCTGGGATTTGACAAAGTGTCGGACATGAAACTCGCTGTTGCTAAAAAAATCCGAGACTTTGTGGCCGGAGGAGGCTACATGTTTTCGATGTGCTCGGCCCCTGACAGCTTTGATGTTGCCCTTGCTGCTGATGGTGTGGACATCGTGGATGTGATGTTCGATGGAGATCCGATTGACCCCGGCGCACAGAAAAAACTGAATTACGACAATACACTGGCATTCACGAATTTCAGCCTGATCACAAACCCAAACATTTACGAAATCTCCGATCTTGACGTTACCGAAAGCCGACCTCGCACCATTAACGAAAAGAACGACTTTTTTACCCTTTTTGATTTCTCTGCAAAATGGGACCCCGTACCTACCATGCTCTGCCAGAATCATATGCAGGTAATCAAAGGGTTTATGGGACAAACAACAGCCTTCAATAAGGACTTTATCAAACCCCAGGTGCTCATCATGGGTGAGTACAAAGCTGCCAACGAAGCCCGCTACATTCATGGTGAATATGGGAATGGAACCTTTACTTTCTTTGGGGGCCATGATCCTGAAGATTACCGTCATTTAGTCGGCGATCCTGCTACCGACCTCAATCTTTTTCCCAACTCCCCGGGATACCGGCTTATCCTCAACAATGTACTTTTCCCGGCTGCAAAGCAAAAGAAGAGAAAAACCTAA